The Hevea brasiliensis isolate MT/VB/25A 57/8 chromosome 1, ASM3005281v1, whole genome shotgun sequence genome has a window encoding:
- the LOC110634832 gene encoding uncharacterized protein LOC110634832 isoform X1: MINVERTMKMTVSQSLSTMCEENEYEQQNEEKEGEGDEMDGIAEKVQCVSLLRPKTSKKGEKLSLAKYGLWRREQKTHAARLQKQLKAQWEFEQLIEEQLNRFRANYNCDMVPTRLKDVAQSLMPKWALPHELAALAWLGDWRPSAILDLLRGLVHSPSTLKGSNDMERLLSQVMNEIRIEEAVIDEEMAEIQATCIFHLSFAPLNKHLSRSAAMTCVQAEFKKIERVITKAQQLRLKALELLVKKVLSQTDAAEFLVAFVGIQDLIHQFATRQKLPKCPGTAPGTIFLHS, encoded by the exons GACTATGTGTGAAGAGAATGAATATGAACAACAGAACGAAGAAAAAGAAGGTGAAGGTGATGAGATGGATGGTATAGCCGAGAAAGTACAGTGCGTAAGCCTCCTGAGGCCAAAAACAAGTAAAAAAG GTGAAAAACTCTCCTTGGCAAAGTATGGTTTGTGGAGACGAGAACAAAAGACTCATGCAGCAAGACTGCAGAAACAACTTAAggcacagtgggaatttgagcagCTAATCGAGGAACAATTGAATAGGTTCCGTGCTAATTACAACTGTGACATGGTCCCAACCAGGCTCAAGGATGTTGCCCAATCCCTCATGCCTAAATGGGCCCTACCCCATGAACTTGCTGCCCTTGCCTGGCTTGGGGATTGGCGGCCCTCTGCCATTCTGGACCTCCTTCGTGGCCTGGTGCACTCCCCGTCAACCTTAAAGGGTTCAAATGACATGGAAAGGCTCCTTTCTCAGGTTATGAATGAAATACGAATTGAGGAGGCAGTAATCGATGAGGAAATGGCTGAGATTCAAGCCACATGTATCTTTCACCTTTCTTTTGCTCCTCTCAACAAACATCTATCACGTAGCGCTGCAATGACTTGTGTTCAAGCTGAGTTCAAGAAGATTGAGAGAGTCATCACTAAGGCCCAACAACTCAG GCTTAAGGCATTGGAGTTGCTGGTAAAGAAGGTGTTAAGCCAAACTGATGCAGCAGAGTTCTTAGTGGCATTTGTAGGAATTCAAGATTTAATCCATCAGTTTGCAACAAGACAGAAGTTACCGAAGTGTCCAGGCACTGCACCTGGTACGATCTTTTTGCATAGTTAA
- the LOC110634832 gene encoding uncharacterized protein LOC110634832 isoform X2, whose protein sequence is MFNFRERKGNYGILEQKTMCEENEYEQQNEEKEGEGDEMDGIAEKVQCVSLLRPKTSKKGEKLSLAKYGLWRREQKTHAARLQKQLKAQWEFEQLIEEQLNRFRANYNCDMVPTRLKDVAQSLMPKWALPHELAALAWLGDWRPSAILDLLRGLVHSPSTLKGSNDMERLLSQVMNEIRIEEAVIDEEMAEIQATCIFHLSFAPLNKHLSRSAAMTCVQAEFKKIERVITKAQQLRLKALELLVKKVLSQTDAAEFLVAFVGIQDLIHQFATRQKLPKCPGTAPGTIFLHS, encoded by the exons ATGTTCAATTTCCGTGAAAGGAAAGGAAATTATGGGATTTTAGAACAAAA GACTATGTGTGAAGAGAATGAATATGAACAACAGAACGAAGAAAAAGAAGGTGAAGGTGATGAGATGGATGGTATAGCCGAGAAAGTACAGTGCGTAAGCCTCCTGAGGCCAAAAACAAGTAAAAAAG GTGAAAAACTCTCCTTGGCAAAGTATGGTTTGTGGAGACGAGAACAAAAGACTCATGCAGCAAGACTGCAGAAACAACTTAAggcacagtgggaatttgagcagCTAATCGAGGAACAATTGAATAGGTTCCGTGCTAATTACAACTGTGACATGGTCCCAACCAGGCTCAAGGATGTTGCCCAATCCCTCATGCCTAAATGGGCCCTACCCCATGAACTTGCTGCCCTTGCCTGGCTTGGGGATTGGCGGCCCTCTGCCATTCTGGACCTCCTTCGTGGCCTGGTGCACTCCCCGTCAACCTTAAAGGGTTCAAATGACATGGAAAGGCTCCTTTCTCAGGTTATGAATGAAATACGAATTGAGGAGGCAGTAATCGATGAGGAAATGGCTGAGATTCAAGCCACATGTATCTTTCACCTTTCTTTTGCTCCTCTCAACAAACATCTATCACGTAGCGCTGCAATGACTTGTGTTCAAGCTGAGTTCAAGAAGATTGAGAGAGTCATCACTAAGGCCCAACAACTCAG GCTTAAGGCATTGGAGTTGCTGGTAAAGAAGGTGTTAAGCCAAACTGATGCAGCAGAGTTCTTAGTGGCATTTGTAGGAATTCAAGATTTAATCCATCAGTTTGCAACAAGACAGAAGTTACCGAAGTGTCCAGGCACTGCACCTGGTACGATCTTTTTGCATAGTTAA
- the LOC110634855 gene encoding adenine phosphoribosyltransferase 5-like isoform X1 gives MFAGEHGLQGDPRLKAISDAIRVVPHFPKSVCGFLFLSGIMFQDITTLLLDHKAYKDTLDIFVDRYRDMGISVVAGVEARGFLFGPSIALAIGAKFVPLSKPSKLPVFEYLGEVISEEYVLEYGNDCLEMHVGAVKHGERAIIIDDLVATGGTLSAAIRLLERVGAEVVECACVIGLPEFKGQFRLNGKPLYILVEPRQ, from the exons atgtttGCCGGAGAACATGGTCTACAAGGAGACCCAAGATTGAAGGCCATATCAGATGCCATAAGAGTAGTACCCCATTTCCCTAAGTCAG TTTGTGGGTTCTTATTCTTGTCAGGAATTATGTTTCAAGACATAACCACACTGTTACTTGATCACAAGGCTTATAAAGACACTCTAGATATCTTTGTTGATCGCTATAGAGATATGGGTATCTCTGTTGTTGCTG GAGTGGAAGCCAGAGGTTTTCTGTTTGGCCCTTCAATTGCATTAGCTATTGGTGCTAAGTTTGTTCCTCTGAGTAAACCGAGTAAATTGCCTG TATTTGAATATCTAGGAGAAGTCATTTCTGAAGAATATGTACTTGAATATGGAAACGATTGTCTTGAGATGCATGTTGGAGCTGTTAAACATGGGGAACGTGCTATAATCATTGATGATTTAGTTGCTACTGGTGGAACACTCTCTGCAGCAATAAGACTATTAG AACGCGTCGGAGCTGAAGTTGTTGAATGCGCGTGTGTTATTGGGCTGCCTGAGTTTAAG GGACAGTTCAGGCTAAATGGGAAGCCACTATACATTCTTGTGGAGCCGCGTCAGTAA
- the LOC110634855 gene encoding adenine phosphoribosyltransferase 2-like isoform X7 — MFAGEHGLQGDPRLKAISDAIRVVPHFPKSGIMFQDITTLLLDHKAYKDTLDIFVDRYRDMGISVVAVFEYLGEVISEEYVLEYGNDCLEMHVGAVKHGERAIIIDDLVATGGTLSAAIRLLERVGAEVVECACVIGLPEFKGQFRLNGKPLYILVEPRQ, encoded by the exons atgtttGCCGGAGAACATGGTCTACAAGGAGACCCAAGATTGAAGGCCATATCAGATGCCATAAGAGTAGTACCCCATTTCCCTAAGTCAG GAATTATGTTTCAAGACATAACCACACTGTTACTTGATCACAAGGCTTATAAAGACACTCTAGATATCTTTGTTGATCGCTATAGAGATATGGGTATCTCTGTTGTTGCTG TATTTGAATATCTAGGAGAAGTCATTTCTGAAGAATATGTACTTGAATATGGAAACGATTGTCTTGAGATGCATGTTGGAGCTGTTAAACATGGGGAACGTGCTATAATCATTGATGATTTAGTTGCTACTGGTGGAACACTCTCTGCAGCAATAAGACTATTAG AACGCGTCGGAGCTGAAGTTGTTGAATGCGCGTGTGTTATTGGGCTGCCTGAGTTTAAG GGACAGTTCAGGCTAAATGGGAAGCCACTATACATTCTTGTGGAGCCGCGTCAGTAA
- the LOC110634855 gene encoding adenine phosphoribosyltransferase 2-like isoform X6, with the protein MFAGEHGLQGDPRLKAISDAIRVVPHFPKSVCGFLFLSGIMFQDITTLLLDHKAYKDTLDIFVDRYRDMGISVVAGEVISEEYVLEYGNDCLEMHVGAVKHGERAIIIDDLVATGGTLSAAIRLLERVGAEVVECACVIGLPEFKGQFRLNGKPLYILVEPRQ; encoded by the exons atgtttGCCGGAGAACATGGTCTACAAGGAGACCCAAGATTGAAGGCCATATCAGATGCCATAAGAGTAGTACCCCATTTCCCTAAGTCAG TTTGTGGGTTCTTATTCTTGTCAGGAATTATGTTTCAAGACATAACCACACTGTTACTTGATCACAAGGCTTATAAAGACACTCTAGATATCTTTGTTGATCGCTATAGAGATATGGGTATCTCTGTTGTTGCTG GAGAAGTCATTTCTGAAGAATATGTACTTGAATATGGAAACGATTGTCTTGAGATGCATGTTGGAGCTGTTAAACATGGGGAACGTGCTATAATCATTGATGATTTAGTTGCTACTGGTGGAACACTCTCTGCAGCAATAAGACTATTAG AACGCGTCGGAGCTGAAGTTGTTGAATGCGCGTGTGTTATTGGGCTGCCTGAGTTTAAG GGACAGTTCAGGCTAAATGGGAAGCCACTATACATTCTTGTGGAGCCGCGTCAGTAA
- the LOC110634855 gene encoding adenine phosphoribosyltransferase 2-like isoform X8, translating into MFAGEHGLQGDPRLKAISDAIRVVPHFPKSGIMFQDITTLLLDHKAYKDTLDIFVDRYRDMGISVVAGEVISEEYVLEYGNDCLEMHVGAVKHGERAIIIDDLVATGGTLSAAIRLLERVGAEVVECACVIGLPEFKGQFRLNGKPLYILVEPRQ; encoded by the exons atgtttGCCGGAGAACATGGTCTACAAGGAGACCCAAGATTGAAGGCCATATCAGATGCCATAAGAGTAGTACCCCATTTCCCTAAGTCAG GAATTATGTTTCAAGACATAACCACACTGTTACTTGATCACAAGGCTTATAAAGACACTCTAGATATCTTTGTTGATCGCTATAGAGATATGGGTATCTCTGTTGTTGCTG GAGAAGTCATTTCTGAAGAATATGTACTTGAATATGGAAACGATTGTCTTGAGATGCATGTTGGAGCTGTTAAACATGGGGAACGTGCTATAATCATTGATGATTTAGTTGCTACTGGTGGAACACTCTCTGCAGCAATAAGACTATTAG AACGCGTCGGAGCTGAAGTTGTTGAATGCGCGTGTGTTATTGGGCTGCCTGAGTTTAAG GGACAGTTCAGGCTAAATGGGAAGCCACTATACATTCTTGTGGAGCCGCGTCAGTAA
- the LOC110634855 gene encoding adenine phosphoribosyltransferase 2-like isoform X4, which translates to MFAGEHGLQGDPRLKAISDAIRVVPHFPKSGIMFQDITTLLLDHKAYKDTLDIFVDRYRDMGISVVAGVEARGFLFGPSIALAIGAKFVPLSKPSKLPGEVISEEYVLEYGNDCLEMHVGAVKHGERAIIIDDLVATGGTLSAAIRLLERVGAEVVECACVIGLPEFKGQFRLNGKPLYILVEPRQ; encoded by the exons atgtttGCCGGAGAACATGGTCTACAAGGAGACCCAAGATTGAAGGCCATATCAGATGCCATAAGAGTAGTACCCCATTTCCCTAAGTCAG GAATTATGTTTCAAGACATAACCACACTGTTACTTGATCACAAGGCTTATAAAGACACTCTAGATATCTTTGTTGATCGCTATAGAGATATGGGTATCTCTGTTGTTGCTG GAGTGGAAGCCAGAGGTTTTCTGTTTGGCCCTTCAATTGCATTAGCTATTGGTGCTAAGTTTGTTCCTCTGAGTAAACCGAGTAAATTGCCTG GAGAAGTCATTTCTGAAGAATATGTACTTGAATATGGAAACGATTGTCTTGAGATGCATGTTGGAGCTGTTAAACATGGGGAACGTGCTATAATCATTGATGATTTAGTTGCTACTGGTGGAACACTCTCTGCAGCAATAAGACTATTAG AACGCGTCGGAGCTGAAGTTGTTGAATGCGCGTGTGTTATTGGGCTGCCTGAGTTTAAG GGACAGTTCAGGCTAAATGGGAAGCCACTATACATTCTTGTGGAGCCGCGTCAGTAA
- the LOC110634855 gene encoding adenine phosphoribosyltransferase 2-like isoform X5 encodes MFAGEHGLQGDPRLKAISDAIRVVPHFPKSVCGFLFLSGIMFQDITTLLLDHKAYKDTLDIFVDRYRDMGISVVAVFEYLGEVISEEYVLEYGNDCLEMHVGAVKHGERAIIIDDLVATGGTLSAAIRLLERVGAEVVECACVIGLPEFKGQFRLNGKPLYILVEPRQ; translated from the exons atgtttGCCGGAGAACATGGTCTACAAGGAGACCCAAGATTGAAGGCCATATCAGATGCCATAAGAGTAGTACCCCATTTCCCTAAGTCAG TTTGTGGGTTCTTATTCTTGTCAGGAATTATGTTTCAAGACATAACCACACTGTTACTTGATCACAAGGCTTATAAAGACACTCTAGATATCTTTGTTGATCGCTATAGAGATATGGGTATCTCTGTTGTTGCTG TATTTGAATATCTAGGAGAAGTCATTTCTGAAGAATATGTACTTGAATATGGAAACGATTGTCTTGAGATGCATGTTGGAGCTGTTAAACATGGGGAACGTGCTATAATCATTGATGATTTAGTTGCTACTGGTGGAACACTCTCTGCAGCAATAAGACTATTAG AACGCGTCGGAGCTGAAGTTGTTGAATGCGCGTGTGTTATTGGGCTGCCTGAGTTTAAG GGACAGTTCAGGCTAAATGGGAAGCCACTATACATTCTTGTGGAGCCGCGTCAGTAA
- the LOC110634873 gene encoding uncharacterized protein LOC110634873, whose protein sequence is MSAVVCGSKRSFFLEDLPSPSVPKRLRCSSSSTSPVRFSPPSPLHQLKVLFPHLDSLLLEGALEESCNDLDSAIKSLNEHCLESAEHNSGSAEEASINVEQGTLPNDGDAIASDNKSMPSNLPVNGAEWVDLFVREMMSATSVDDARARASRVLEILERSISKHAAEDTEQSVQKENLMLKEHIEVLMQENSILKRAVAIQHERQKEFEDKHRELQQLASQYQQQLKTLEVNNYALMMHLRQAQQSSPIPGRFHPDVF, encoded by the exons ATGTCAGCGGTAGTTTGCGGAAGCAAGAGATCCTTTTTTCTGGAGGACCTTCCCTCGCCTTCCGTTCCCAAAAGGCTGCGCTGCAGTTCCTCTTCTACTTCCCCTGTTCGCTTCTCTCCTCCCTCGCCTCTCCATCAGCTCAAAGTTCTTTTCCCGCACCTCGATTCtctg CTTCTTGAGGGGGCACTGGAAGAATCTTGTAATGATTTGGACTCTGCCATCAAGAGCCTGAATGAGCACTGTTTAGAATCTGCTGAGCATAATTCAGGTTCTGCTGAAGAAGCTAGCATAAATGTGGAGCAAG GTACACTGCCCAATGATGGAGATGCTATTGCTTCTGACAATAAATCAATGCCAAGCAACCTTCCTGTGAATGGTGCAGAGTGGGTGGACTTGTTTGTAAGGGAAATGATGAGTGCTACAAGTGTTGATGATGCCAGAGCCCGTGCCTCAAGAGTGCTGGAGATTTTGGAGAGGTCTATCAGTAAGCATGCTGCTGAAGATACAGAACAGAGTGTACAGAAG GAAAACTTGATGCTAAAAGAGCATATCGAAGTGCTGATGCAAGAGAACTCCATCCTAAAGAGAGCTGTGGCTATCCAGCATGAACGTCAGAAAGAGTTTGAGGATAAACATCGAGAATTGCAGCAGTTGGCATCACAATATCAACAACAGTTGAAAACTCTTGAG GTGAATAACTATGCATTGATGATGCATTTGAGACAGGCCCAGCAAAGCAGCCCCATCCCAGGACGTTTCCATCCTGATGTCTTTTAG
- the LOC110634855 gene encoding adenine phosphoribosyltransferase 5-like isoform X2: MFAGEHGLQGDPRLKAISDAIRVVPHFPKSVCGFLFLSGIMFQDITTLLLDHKAYKDTLDIFVDRYRDMGISVVAGVEARGFLFGPSIALAIGAKFVPLSKPSKLPGEVISEEYVLEYGNDCLEMHVGAVKHGERAIIIDDLVATGGTLSAAIRLLERVGAEVVECACVIGLPEFKGQFRLNGKPLYILVEPRQ, encoded by the exons atgtttGCCGGAGAACATGGTCTACAAGGAGACCCAAGATTGAAGGCCATATCAGATGCCATAAGAGTAGTACCCCATTTCCCTAAGTCAG TTTGTGGGTTCTTATTCTTGTCAGGAATTATGTTTCAAGACATAACCACACTGTTACTTGATCACAAGGCTTATAAAGACACTCTAGATATCTTTGTTGATCGCTATAGAGATATGGGTATCTCTGTTGTTGCTG GAGTGGAAGCCAGAGGTTTTCTGTTTGGCCCTTCAATTGCATTAGCTATTGGTGCTAAGTTTGTTCCTCTGAGTAAACCGAGTAAATTGCCTG GAGAAGTCATTTCTGAAGAATATGTACTTGAATATGGAAACGATTGTCTTGAGATGCATGTTGGAGCTGTTAAACATGGGGAACGTGCTATAATCATTGATGATTTAGTTGCTACTGGTGGAACACTCTCTGCAGCAATAAGACTATTAG AACGCGTCGGAGCTGAAGTTGTTGAATGCGCGTGTGTTATTGGGCTGCCTGAGTTTAAG GGACAGTTCAGGCTAAATGGGAAGCCACTATACATTCTTGTGGAGCCGCGTCAGTAA
- the LOC110634855 gene encoding adenine phosphoribosyltransferase 5-like isoform X3 has product MFAGEHGLQGDPRLKAISDAIRVVPHFPKSGIMFQDITTLLLDHKAYKDTLDIFVDRYRDMGISVVAGVEARGFLFGPSIALAIGAKFVPLSKPSKLPVFEYLGEVISEEYVLEYGNDCLEMHVGAVKHGERAIIIDDLVATGGTLSAAIRLLERVGAEVVECACVIGLPEFKGQFRLNGKPLYILVEPRQ; this is encoded by the exons atgtttGCCGGAGAACATGGTCTACAAGGAGACCCAAGATTGAAGGCCATATCAGATGCCATAAGAGTAGTACCCCATTTCCCTAAGTCAG GAATTATGTTTCAAGACATAACCACACTGTTACTTGATCACAAGGCTTATAAAGACACTCTAGATATCTTTGTTGATCGCTATAGAGATATGGGTATCTCTGTTGTTGCTG GAGTGGAAGCCAGAGGTTTTCTGTTTGGCCCTTCAATTGCATTAGCTATTGGTGCTAAGTTTGTTCCTCTGAGTAAACCGAGTAAATTGCCTG TATTTGAATATCTAGGAGAAGTCATTTCTGAAGAATATGTACTTGAATATGGAAACGATTGTCTTGAGATGCATGTTGGAGCTGTTAAACATGGGGAACGTGCTATAATCATTGATGATTTAGTTGCTACTGGTGGAACACTCTCTGCAGCAATAAGACTATTAG AACGCGTCGGAGCTGAAGTTGTTGAATGCGCGTGTGTTATTGGGCTGCCTGAGTTTAAG GGACAGTTCAGGCTAAATGGGAAGCCACTATACATTCTTGTGGAGCCGCGTCAGTAA